A genomic segment from Malus domestica chromosome 05, GDT2T_hap1 encodes:
- the LOC103436366 gene encoding transcription factor RSL2-like, with product MEDIGAVSEGEWTSLSGMYTAEEVDFMSQLLGNSSNQTSSMGIPEASWPGGYYEGSHYYSSETSDSNSQEANLSGGTRTFYPTSSNESYYLNESSQPMLATNNNNISMSIDFGAGDVIKTLNSYLIEGDHDQCLNQETSEGNPEERGGNPAEAVALGNQKFDMTAAQEQSMEEINPTKNSLKRSQSLENVQMKKMNIKAKKSRQVTTSINEEDCTTAGLNRQSSSCCSVEDQSSVASHSHENSQELSGGVSVTSTSSLSPTVASLNLSGKSRARRGSATDPQSLYARKRREKMNERLRALQGLVPNGTKVDISTMLEEAVHYVKFLQLQIKLLSSDDMWMYAPICYNGMDLGLDPKLTTPQQS from the exons ATGGAGGATATTGGAGCTGTTTCAGAGGGAGAATGGACCTCTCTCAGCGGGATGTACACTGCTGAGGAGGTAGATTTCATGTCCCAGTTGCTTGGAAATTCTTCAAACCAGACATCAAGCATGGGAATTCCAGAGGCTTCTTGGCCTGGAGGCTACTATGAAGGTTCACATTATTATTCATCAGAAACTTCTGATTCAAACTCACAAGAGGCTAATTTGAGTGGGGGTACTAGGACTTTTTACCCCACTTCAAGCAATGAGAGTTACTACTTGAATGAATCTTCTCAACCCATGTTGGCAACCAACAATAATAACATCTCTATGTCTATTGATTTTGGTGCTGGGGATGTgatcaaaaccctaaattcctATCTCATTGAAGGAGATCATGATCAATGCTTGAACCAAGAAACAAGTGAAGGCAATCCAGAAGAGCGTGGCGGAAACCCGGCTGAAGCTGTGGCTCTTGGAAATCAGAAATTTGATATGACTGCTGCACAAGAACAATCCATGGAGGAAATTAACCCCACCAAGAATTCATTGAAAAGATCTCAAAGCTTAGAAAAT GTTCAAATGAAAAAGATGAACATAAAGGCAAAGAAGAGCCGGCAGGTGACAACTAGCATCAATGAAGAAGACTGTACTACCGCCGGGCTCAACAGACAGAGCTCCAGTTGCTGCTCAGTAGAAGATCAGTCCAGTGTTGCCTCACATTCCCATGAGAATTCTCAGGAGCTGAGTGGAGGGGTTAGTGTTACTTCAACTTCAAGCTTGAGTCCAACAGTTGCATCTCTCAACTTGAGTGGCAAATCAAGAGCTAGAAGGGGGTCAGCCACTGATCCCCAAAGCCTCTATGCAAGG aaaagaagagagaaaatgaaTGAAAGGCTGAGAGCCCTGCAGGGCCTTGTGCCCAACGGAACAAAG GTTGATATTAGCACAATGCTTGAGGAAGCTGTCCATTATGTGAAGTTTTTACAACTCCAAATTAAG